The Streptomyces sp. NBC_01353 genome contains a region encoding:
- a CDS encoding oxidoreductase: protein MSTHASDPLAALGSLPGVADSVDSVRKAVDRVYGHRVMRRRSNEITSEAALRGARGSAALSGADWALEEVRRRTDFGGEAEARTVGAALRLGAEAGQLLSIWRQSPLRVLARLHLVAVGDTADFGDSVGRPRQAGEAVDEPLIEAPLPDPAEVAGRLDGLSELIIAGGTAPALVTAAVVHGELLALRPFTSYNGLIARAAERIVLIGSGLDPKSVCPAEVGHAEQGRAAYVAAFDGYLSGTPEGMAAWIAHCGRAVELGVRESTAVCEALQRGAA, encoded by the coding sequence ATGAGTACGCACGCCTCTGACCCCCTGGCCGCCCTCGGCTCCCTGCCGGGCGTCGCCGATTCGGTGGACTCCGTACGCAAGGCCGTCGACCGGGTCTACGGGCACCGCGTGATGCGGCGCCGCAGCAACGAGATCACCTCCGAGGCGGCTCTGCGCGGCGCGCGGGGTTCGGCCGCGCTCTCCGGCGCCGACTGGGCGCTGGAGGAGGTCCGCCGGCGGACCGACTTCGGCGGGGAGGCCGAGGCGCGGACGGTGGGCGCGGCCCTGCGGCTGGGCGCCGAGGCCGGTCAGCTGCTCTCCATCTGGCGCCAGTCGCCGCTGCGGGTGCTGGCCCGGCTGCACCTGGTCGCGGTAGGCGACACCGCCGACTTCGGGGACTCCGTCGGCAGGCCCCGGCAGGCCGGCGAGGCGGTCGACGAGCCGCTGATCGAGGCACCGCTGCCGGACCCGGCCGAGGTCGCGGGCCGGCTCGACGGGCTCTCGGAGCTGATCATCGCCGGAGGTACGGCCCCGGCGCTGGTGACGGCGGCCGTGGTGCACGGTGAACTGCTCGCGCTGCGGCCGTTCACCTCGTACAACGGGCTGATCGCGCGGGCCGCCGAGCGGATCGTGCTGATCGGCAGCGGGCTGGACCCGAAGTCCGTCTGCCCGGCCGAGGTCGGCCACGCCGAGCAGGGGCGTGCCGCGTACGTCGCGGCGTTCGACGGGTACCTGTCCGGGACTCCGGAGGGCATGGCGGCCTGGATCGCCCACTGCGGGCGGGCCGTGGAGCTGGGTGTCCGGGAGTCGACGGCGGTGTGCGAGGCGCTCCAGCGCGGTGCTGCCTAG
- a CDS encoding SulP family inorganic anion transporter yields MTVFTPIRRTPTHRPHSPPPGGRRFRIAGADLSASISVFLIALPLSLGIALATGAPLQAGLVAAAVGGIVAGRIGGAPLQVSGPAAGLTVVTAELIQRYGWRTTCAITVLAGLAQLGLAALRVARSALAVSPAIVHGMLAGIGVTIALAQLHIVLGGTPQSSAVDNVLGLPAQLAALHPVALLISALTVAVLLIWPRLPGRAGRFVRRLPGALVAVAAATALAALAGLAVPRVDLPSWSSHALPGLPEGPVLGIAAGVLTITLVTSVQSLLSAVAVDKLVAARADHGFSVPRSRLDRELAGQGAANVVSGALGGLPVAGVAVRSVANVSAGAVSRHATMLHGLWIVLAALFLVPVLDLIPLPALAALVMVVGVQMVSITHIRSVTRHREVLVYAVTLSGVVLIGILEGVALGIAVAVAVAMHRLAKTRITREDHVGRHLVRVRGQLTFLAVPRLSRALHQLPPGGRVVVELDGSFMDHAAYETLHDWQSGYVRHGGAVEITGPSGARITEPTSESHACCRPWTPWRNHHCGQHPPTDRTRRATGHQLASGIGKFQRNTAPLVRDELARLAREGQSPSQLFLTCADSRLVTSMITSSGPGDLFTVRNVGNLVPLPGEESGDDSVAAAIEYAVEILRVQSITVCGHSGCGAMQALLGSTPDDPPTPLRRWLRHGLPSLERMASRRHAWARISGRLPADAVEQLCLTNVVQQLEHLRAYDAVARRLADGTLTLHGMYFHVGEAQAYLLAGPDEQHRYDDVFDQVPPTMIVERAEARAS; encoded by the coding sequence ATGACCGTGTTCACACCCATCCGCCGTACGCCCACCCACCGGCCGCACAGCCCGCCGCCCGGCGGGCGCCGCTTCCGTATCGCGGGCGCCGACCTGTCCGCATCGATCTCCGTCTTCCTGATCGCGCTGCCGCTCTCCCTCGGCATCGCACTCGCCACCGGAGCCCCGCTCCAGGCCGGCCTCGTGGCCGCCGCCGTCGGCGGCATCGTCGCCGGCCGGATCGGCGGGGCGCCGCTCCAGGTCAGCGGCCCCGCCGCGGGCCTCACGGTGGTCACCGCCGAGCTGATCCAGCGGTACGGCTGGCGCACCACCTGCGCCATCACCGTCCTCGCCGGACTCGCCCAACTCGGCCTCGCCGCCCTGCGAGTGGCCCGCTCCGCCCTCGCGGTCTCCCCCGCGATCGTGCACGGGATGCTCGCCGGCATCGGTGTGACCATCGCGCTCGCCCAACTTCACATCGTCCTCGGCGGCACCCCGCAGAGCTCCGCCGTGGACAACGTCCTCGGACTGCCCGCCCAGTTGGCCGCCCTCCATCCGGTCGCGCTGCTGATCAGCGCGCTGACGGTCGCCGTCCTGCTGATCTGGCCCCGGCTGCCCGGGCGCGCCGGCCGGTTCGTACGGAGGCTTCCGGGGGCGCTCGTCGCCGTGGCCGCGGCGACGGCTCTGGCCGCGCTCGCCGGGCTCGCCGTCCCCCGCGTCGACCTGCCCTCCTGGAGCAGCCACGCCCTGCCCGGGCTGCCGGAGGGACCGGTCCTCGGCATCGCGGCCGGCGTCCTCACCATCACGCTGGTCACCAGCGTGCAGTCGCTGCTCTCCGCCGTCGCCGTCGACAAGCTGGTGGCCGCCCGCGCCGACCACGGGTTCAGCGTGCCCCGCTCCCGTCTCGACCGGGAGCTCGCGGGCCAGGGAGCGGCCAATGTCGTCTCCGGCGCGCTCGGCGGGCTGCCGGTGGCGGGCGTGGCGGTGCGCAGCGTCGCCAATGTCTCCGCGGGCGCCGTGAGCCGCCACGCCACGATGCTGCACGGCCTGTGGATCGTGCTGGCCGCGCTCTTCCTCGTCCCCGTCCTCGACCTGATCCCGCTGCCCGCGCTCGCCGCCCTCGTGATGGTGGTCGGCGTCCAGATGGTCAGCATCACCCACATCCGCAGCGTCACCCGGCACCGCGAGGTCCTCGTGTACGCGGTGACGCTGAGCGGTGTCGTGCTCATCGGCATCCTGGAGGGCGTCGCGCTCGGGATCGCGGTGGCCGTCGCGGTCGCGATGCACCGCCTCGCCAAGACCCGCATCACCCGCGAGGACCACGTCGGCCGCCACCTGGTGCGCGTCCGCGGACAGCTGACCTTCCTCGCCGTACCCCGGCTGAGCCGGGCCCTGCACCAACTGCCCCCGGGAGGCCGTGTGGTCGTCGAACTGGACGGATCCTTCATGGACCACGCCGCGTACGAGACGCTGCACGACTGGCAGTCGGGCTATGTGCGGCACGGGGGCGCGGTGGAGATCACCGGCCCCTCCGGCGCCCGGATCACGGAACCGACCTCCGAGTCCCACGCCTGCTGCCGCCCCTGGACGCCCTGGCGCAACCACCACTGCGGCCAGCACCCGCCGACCGACAGGACGCGCCGCGCGACCGGGCATCAACTGGCGAGCGGCATCGGGAAGTTCCAGCGCAACACGGCGCCGCTGGTGCGCGACGAGCTGGCGCGCCTCGCGCGTGAGGGCCAGAGCCCCTCCCAGCTCTTCCTCACCTGCGCCGACTCCCGCCTCGTGACCAGCATGATCACCTCCAGCGGACCCGGCGACCTCTTCACCGTACGGAACGTGGGCAATCTCGTTCCGCTGCCCGGCGAGGAGAGCGGGGACGACTCGGTGGCTGCGGCGATCGAGTACGCGGTGGAGATCCTGCGGGTGCAGTCGATCACCGTCTGCGGGCACTCCGGCTGCGGGGCGATGCAGGCCCTGCTGGGCAGCACACCGGACGATCCACCGACCCCGTTGCGGCGCTGGCTGCGGCACGGACTGCCCAGTCTGGAGCGGATGGCGAGTCGCAGACACGCCTGGGCGCGGATCTCCGGGAGGCTGCCGGCCGACGCGGTCGAGCAGCTGTGTCTGACCAATGTGGTCCAGCAGTTGGAGCATCTGCGGGCGTACGACGCGGTGGCGCGACGGCTCGCCGACGGGACGCTCACGCTGCACGGGATGTACTTCCATGTGGGCGAGGCCCAGGCGTATCTGCTGGCCGGGCCGGACGAGCAGCACCGCTACGACGATGTCTTCGACCAGGTCCCACCGACCATGATCGTGGAGCGGGCGGAAGCCCGCGCGTCCTGA
- a CDS encoding ATP-binding protein, which translates to MKIAFVGKGGSGKTTLSSLFIRHLAANEAPVVAVDADINQHLGAALGLDETEAATLPAMGAHLPLIKEYLRGSNPRIASADTMIKTTPPGEGSRLLRVREDNPVYEACARTVRLDDGDIRLMATGPFTESDLGVSCYHSKVGAVELCLNHLVDGEDEYVVVDMTAGSDSFASGMFTRFDMTFLVAEPTRKGVSVYRQYKEYARDFGVALKVVGNKVQGLDDVDFLRAEVGDDLLVTVGHSDWVRGMEKGRPSRFELLEADNRMALQALQNAADDSYAHRDWERYTRQMVHFHLRNAESWGNAKTGADLAAQVDPGFVLDERYAVPQPS; encoded by the coding sequence ATGAAGATCGCTTTCGTAGGGAAGGGCGGCAGCGGGAAGACCACGCTGTCCTCGCTCTTCATCCGCCACCTCGCCGCCAACGAAGCCCCCGTCGTCGCAGTGGACGCCGACATCAACCAGCATCTCGGGGCCGCGCTGGGTCTCGACGAGACCGAGGCGGCGACACTGCCCGCGATGGGCGCGCACCTGCCGTTGATCAAGGAGTACCTGCGGGGCTCCAACCCACGGATCGCCTCCGCCGACACGATGATCAAGACGACCCCGCCGGGAGAGGGTTCGCGGCTGCTGCGGGTCCGCGAGGACAACCCGGTGTACGAGGCGTGCGCCCGGACCGTGCGGCTCGACGACGGCGACATCCGGCTGATGGCGACGGGACCGTTCACCGAGTCGGATCTGGGGGTGTCGTGCTACCACTCCAAGGTCGGCGCCGTGGAACTGTGCCTGAACCACCTGGTCGACGGGGAGGACGAGTACGTCGTCGTCGACATGACGGCCGGCTCGGACTCCTTCGCCTCCGGGATGTTCACCCGCTTCGACATGACGTTCCTGGTCGCCGAGCCGACCCGCAAGGGCGTCTCGGTCTACCGCCAGTACAAGGAGTACGCACGGGACTTCGGCGTCGCGCTCAAGGTCGTCGGCAACAAGGTGCAGGGCCTGGACGACGTGGACTTCCTGCGCGCCGAGGTGGGGGACGACCTGCTGGTGACGGTCGGCCACTCGGACTGGGTCCGGGGGATGGAGAAGGGCCGCCCGTCCCGCTTCGAACTCCTGGAGGCGGACAACCGGATGGCGCTCCAGGCCCTCCAGAACGCGGCGGACGACTCGTACGCCCACCGCGACTGGGAGCGCTACACGCGCCAGATGGTCCACTTCCACCTCCGCAACGCGGAGAGCTGGGGCAACGCGAAGACCGGGGCGGACCTGGCGGCGCAGGTCGACCCCGGGTTCGTGCTCGACGAGCGCTACGCGGTTCCTCAGCCCAGCTGA